A window of the bacterium genome harbors these coding sequences:
- a CDS encoding acyl carrier protein, whose product MSPSTHPETPARAVLEILARETGVALSEIKATTELVGDLGIDSPRALQVLVEIEDKLDIEVEDEEVANLRTVGDILAVVDARFPVQT is encoded by the coding sequence ATGTCCCCCTCGACGCATCCCGAAACACCGGCTCGAGCGGTGCTCGAGATTCTGGCGCGCGAGACCGGCGTCGCCCTCTCCGAGATCAAGGCAACGACCGAGCTCGTCGGTGATCTCGGCATCGACTCGCCGCGAGCCCTCCAGGTGCTGGTAGAGATCGAGGACAAGCTCGACATCGAGGTCGAAGACGAGGAAGTGGCCAACCTCCGCACCGTCGGCGACATCTTGGCGGTGGTCGACGCACGTTTCCCCGTTCAGACGTAG